CTGGAAACCGGGGAGCTCGGCACCTACGACAACGTGCGCCGGGCGAGCTGGCTGGCCCTGCTCGCCGGTGCGGACTTCGTCAAGACCTCCACGGGTAAGGTCGCCCCGGCCGCGACGCTGCCGGTCACCCACGTGCTGCTGCAGGCGGTGCGGGACTGGCGTGAACGCACCGGACAGCTGCGCGGGGTCAAACCAGCGGGCGGCATCCGCACCACGAAGGACGCGATCCGTTACCTCGTCGCGGTGCACGAGGTGGCCGGCCCCGAGTGGTTGAGTCCCCTGCTTTTCCGGTTCGGCGCGTCCGGCCTGCTCAACGACCTGCTGATGCAGCGGAGAACGCAACTCGACGGCCACTACAGTGGCCCCGACTACGTGGCGGTGGATCTGTGACGGAGCCGAGTTCTGACCCCTGGGGCTACGTCCCCGCCCTCGAATCCGCGGAACACGCCCGGCTGCGGGACGAGTACCGACTGTTCGTCGGTGGCTCGTTCTCCGACGGCTCGGGCGAGCCGACCACCGGTGTGAATCCGGCTACCGCGGAACGACTCGCCGGAGTGCCGACGACAACCGAAGCCGATGTGGACCGGGCCGTCGCCGCCGCGGAGGAGGCCTTCCACGACCGCTGGAGCCGCCTGACTGGCACCGAACGGGCCAAGTACCTGTTCCGCCTGGGCAGGCTGCTCCAGGAACGCACCCGCGAACTCGCGGTGCTGGAAACCCTCGACAGCGGGAAGCCGGTGAAGCAGGCCGGTGATTTCGACCTGCCCAACGCGGCCGCGTACTTCCTGTACTACGCGGGCTGGGCCGACAAACTGGACTACGCGGGTTTCGGCCCCGCTCCGGAACCGCTCGGCGTTTCCGGGCAGGTACTGGCGTGGAACTTCCCGCTGCTGACACTGGCCTGCCAGGTCGCTCCCGCACTGGCCTGCGGGAACACCGTGGTGGTCAAACCGGCCGAAACCACCCCGCTCAGCGCGTTGGTCTTCGCCGAGATCTGCGAACAGGCGGGGCTTCCGGCGGGTGTGGTCAACGTGATCACCGGCGGGGCCGGGATCGGCGACAGGCTGCTCACCCATCCCGACGTGGCCAAACCGGTCTTCACCGGGTCCACCGAGGTCGGCAAGCGGATCCAGCACCGGCTGGCCGGGACGGGCAAGCGCCCCACGCTGGCGCTGGGCGGCAACGGCACGAACATCGTCTTCGCCGACGCGGCCCAGGAGCAGGCCGTTCAGGGCGTGGTCGACGGTGCTTTCTTCAACCAGGGCAACGTCTGCGGAGCCGGGTCGAGACTCCTGGTCGAGGAGTCGATCGCCGCGGAATTCGTGGAGCGGGTGCGGGACCGGGTGCGCAGCCTGCGGGTGGGGGATCCGCTGGACCGCAACACCGATGTGGGGGCCCTCAACTCCGCGGCCGAGCTGGACCGGATCACCAGGCTCGTCGAGGCGGGTGAGGCCGAGGGGGCCGAGAAGTGGACCAGCCCCTGTGCGCTGCCCGGGCGTGGCTACTTCGTCGCGCCCACCGTCTTCTCCGGGGTACAGCAGTCGATGCGCCTGGCCGGGGAGGAGATTTTCGGACCGGTGCTGTCCGTGCTGACGTTCCGCACGCCGCAGGAGGCCGTCGGCAAGGCCGACAACACGCCGTACGGTCTGACGGCCGGGGTGTGGACCGAGAAGGGCTCCCGCGCGCTGTGGACGGCACGTCAGCTGCGCACTGGTGTGGTCTGGGCGAACGCGTTCAACGGATTCGATCCCACGGCCCCGTTCGGCGGTAACCGCGAATCGGGCTCCGCCCGCACGGGCGGACAAGCGGGTCTGGAGGCTTACCTCGATGTCTGAAGGCGAACAACCGGTGAGCGGACGGGAGCGGGTGACGGTGCCCAAAACCTACAAGCTCCACATCGGAGGGGCCTTTCCCAGGTCCGAGTCGGGCCGCGTCCGCGCCGTCGAGGACCCCGACGGCCGCTTCCTCGCGAACGCCGCCATGGCCTCGCGCAAGGATCTGCGCGACGCCGTGTCCGCCGCGCGGAAGGGGTTCGAGACCTGGTCCACGACGACCGCGCGGAATCGTGGCCAGGTGCTGTTCCGCGTCGCCGAGATGCTGGAGGACAGGCGCGATCAGTTCGCCGCCGTGGTCGCGGACTCCGAGGGGGTCTCCCGCGAACAGGCGGAAGCCACTGTGGACGGCGCTGTCGACCGGATCTTCTGGTACGCGGGCTGGACCGACAAGATCGGGACCGTGCTCGGCGGCGCGAACCAGGTGTCCGGGCCCTACACGTCCCATTCCGTGCCGGAGCCCCTCGGAGTGGTCGGCGTGCTCGCTCCCCGGCGCTCCTCGCTGCTCGGGCTGGTCAGCGTGCTCGCTCCGGTGATCGCGGTCGGCAACGGTGCGGTGGTCGTCGTCGATCGCGAGCGACCGCTGCCCGCGGTGACGTTGTGCGAGGTGCTGGCCACCTCCGACGTGCCGGGCGGAGTCGTCAACGTGCTCACCGGTGATGCGGGCGAGCTGGCTCCGTGGTTGGCCTCGCACGCCGATGTGAACGCCCTGGACCCGACCGGGGCGCCGGAATCGCTCCGCGCCGAGCTGGAGCGCGACGCCTCGGGAACGGCGAAACGGGTGTTCGACGCCCCCGCCGCGGAGCCGGACTGGAACCGCGATCCCGGGCTGCGTCGTATGCGCGCGTTCACCGGCCTGAAAACGGTGTGGCACCCCCTCGGGGCGTGATCACCGGCCCGCCGAGGCGCGGGAACCGGCACCGCCACGAGGGCTCGGGCCACGTGTTGGGAACGTTTCGTGTGTGGGGCCCTTGTGGCGTGAGCCGCTCACACCCATCCGAGCCACTCGCACCGCCGAGCGAACCCAGCCGCCGGCTCGGAGACATCAACGGACCTGCCAGTCGAGTCTTCCGTCCTCGGTAACCACGGCGCGGCTGTACCCGGCCGAGGACCCCTCGGTGAGTGCTCGGTGAACATCGGCGAGCAGTGTGGCCAGGTCGGGCCACACCGGTGGGCCGACCCGGGCGACTTCCTGCTCCCATTCCAGTACGCATCCCCGCAGCGGCCCCGGACGCAGGTCGACCACCAACTCGTCGGCGAAGCCGTCCCCCGCGATCGGGATCCAGGCCGGGTGGAAGCTGTTGCCCGCCGAGCCCGCGTAATAGTCGCAGGCGGGGCGTTCCCACTTGCTCGTCCAGGTTCTCCTGAAACCGGACCAGACCCGCAAAGCCCCCGCGGCGCTGTAAGGTGTGTAGAACGGGGGGAACACGTCGATCAACGTGTCCTCCTCGGTTCCGCCGCAGCAGGACCACCATTCACGCAACTGCTTGGGCAGATTCAGCGCGAATTCGTCCTCGTAAGCGTCCAGATCCGGCGCCGGGGCAGCCTGCTTCAGTTCGGCTGCCGTCGTCGGGGCGTGCTCGGCGAGCCAAACCGTGATCTTGGTCCACAGCAGGGTGACATCCATTCGATTCATGATCGTCCGAACCGCCCCCGCATGGGTACCGCCAACCGTGACCGGTTGCCGGTCCGTTCGTCCGCTTCTCGACCACGGGGGCCGGATTCGCTCCCACGAACCCGGTGGATCTTCTCCACGGGTGGCACCGTCGAAGCGGCACGACGGGCGAAGGTAGCGTAGTGCGGACCGCTTCGACACGGTGCGACACCGTACCGATGATCAATTCCCATCCCGTAAGCTTCGGCAGCGTCTGCTTCGGCGACCGGAGGTAGCAAGATGGCGCAGGACATCGTCCCGATCGAGCTCGGGCTGCCGCAGGGCGATCTGGTCACCCTCTGGGCTCCCCGATGGCGCGAGGAAGGCGAGGAGTGGGAAGCCTTCCTCGGCCACGACGAGAATTTGTACGCGTTCCCCGACCCCGCTCATCTCGCCGCGTTCGTCAGATCCGGCGCGGACAACGACCTGGACGACCACCCCGCGTGGCACGTGGTTCCCGCGCTGTCCGCGGTGGATCTCAGTCCGGACGAGGACCATCAGTACGACCTGGTCGGGGTTCCCGAGCTCGTGGCCGAACCACCGGACACCTGGACCATCAACGAGCTCTCGGAAATCGTGGAGATGGCACGCTCGCTGGCCGAGGTGTGCGAACTCGAGACCGTCACCGAGATCCTGCAGGCCGCCGAAGGGTTCGATCTGCTCGACGAGGGCACTCTCCCGTTCAGCGGCAAGGAGGGGCAGCGTCGCTGGAAGCAGATCTGCCAGGTCGTGGCCGAACGGTGGGACGAGCTGCTCGACGCCATCGACGCCGTGGTGACCACTCCCGAGGTGGACTCCAACGCCGTGGCGAGCGCCGAGGGCGAGCTCGACGAAACCCTGGAAAGCGACGAGGAGAAGTCCGCGGCCGAGGGCTCCGCGAAAACCTCCGAGGTGGACGGGGTCGGCG
This genomic stretch from Actinopolyspora halophila DSM 43834 harbors:
- a CDS encoding aldehyde dehydrogenase family protein, whose product is MTEPSSDPWGYVPALESAEHARLRDEYRLFVGGSFSDGSGEPTTGVNPATAERLAGVPTTTEADVDRAVAAAEEAFHDRWSRLTGTERAKYLFRLGRLLQERTRELAVLETLDSGKPVKQAGDFDLPNAAAYFLYYAGWADKLDYAGFGPAPEPLGVSGQVLAWNFPLLTLACQVAPALACGNTVVVKPAETTPLSALVFAEICEQAGLPAGVVNVITGGAGIGDRLLTHPDVAKPVFTGSTEVGKRIQHRLAGTGKRPTLALGGNGTNIVFADAAQEQAVQGVVDGAFFNQGNVCGAGSRLLVEESIAAEFVERVRDRVRSLRVGDPLDRNTDVGALNSAAELDRITRLVEAGEAEGAEKWTSPCALPGRGYFVAPTVFSGVQQSMRLAGEEIFGPVLSVLTFRTPQEAVGKADNTPYGLTAGVWTEKGSRALWTARQLRTGVVWANAFNGFDPTAPFGGNRESGSARTGGQAGLEAYLDV
- a CDS encoding SMI1/KNR4 family protein, producing MNRMDVTLLWTKITVWLAEHAPTTAAELKQAAPAPDLDAYEDEFALNLPKQLREWWSCCGGTEEDTLIDVFPPFYTPYSAAGALRVWSGFRRTWTSKWERPACDYYAGSAGNSFHPAWIPIAGDGFADELVVDLRPGPLRGCVLEWEQEVARVGPPVWPDLATLLADVHRALTEGSSAGYSRAVVTEDGRLDWQVR
- a CDS encoding aldehyde dehydrogenase family protein, yielding MSEGEQPVSGRERVTVPKTYKLHIGGAFPRSESGRVRAVEDPDGRFLANAAMASRKDLRDAVSAARKGFETWSTTTARNRGQVLFRVAEMLEDRRDQFAAVVADSEGVSREQAEATVDGAVDRIFWYAGWTDKIGTVLGGANQVSGPYTSHSVPEPLGVVGVLAPRRSSLLGLVSVLAPVIAVGNGAVVVVDRERPLPAVTLCEVLATSDVPGGVVNVLTGDAGELAPWLASHADVNALDPTGAPESLRAELERDASGTAKRVFDAPAAEPDWNRDPGLRRMRAFTGLKTVWHPLGA